The Populus trichocarpa isolate Nisqually-1 chromosome 11, P.trichocarpa_v4.1, whole genome shotgun sequence genome has a segment encoding these proteins:
- the LOC7455011 gene encoding probable methyltransferase PMT18 — translation MANGSPKQHQLEAKRKRLTWILGVSGLCVLFYVLGAWQHTAAPTNLAQSITKVACDVSNVAGVSSNPSSESAVLDFNSHHQIQINNTDSVNEIPPCDMSYSEYTPCQDPQRGRKFDRNMLKYRERHCPTKDELLLCLIPAPPKYKTPFKWPQSRDYAWYDNIPHNELSIEKAVQNWIQVEGDRFRFPGGGTMFPRGADAYIDDISELIPLTDGSIRTAIDTGCGVASWGAYLLKRDIIAMSFAPRDTHEAQVWFALERGVPAMIGIMASQRLPYPARAFDMAHCSRCLIPWHQNDGLYLIEVDRVLRPGGYWILSGPPIHWKKYWRGWERTAKDLKQEQDAIEDVAKRLCWKKVVEKGDLSVWQKPLNHIECVASRKIYKTPHICKSDNPDAAWYKDMETCITPLPEVSGSDEVAGGVVEKWPARAFAVPPRIRSGSIPGINAEKFKEDNDLWKDRVAHYKNIISPLTQGRFRNIMDMNAQLGGLAAALVKYPVWVMNVVPANSNPDTLGVIYERGFIGSYQDWCEAVSTYPRTYDLIHAGGVFSIYQDRCDITHILLEMDRILRPEGTVIFRDTVEVLVKIQTITNGMRWKSQIMDHESGPFNPEKILVAVKTYWTGEAKQKQQ, via the exons atggcAAATGGATCACCAAAGCAGCATCAGCTAGAAGCAAAGAGAAAGCGCCTAACTTGGATTCTTGGGGTCAGCGGCCTTTGCGTTttgttctatgttttgggagcTTGGCAGCATACCGCAGCCCCCACAAATCTAGCCCAGTCCATCACTAAAGTAGCTTGTGATGTTTCAAACGTTGCCGGGGTTAGTTCCAATCCATCATCAGAATCAGCTGTCTTGGACTTTAATAGCCATCATCAGATTCAGATCAACAACACTGATTCAGTTAATGAGATTCCACCATGCGACATGTCCTATAGTGAGTACACTCCTTGCCAAGATCCTCAAAGGGGAAGGAAATTTGATAGGAACATGTTGAAATATAGAGAGAGGCATTGCCCAACAAAGGATGAGTTGCTTCTTTGCTTGATACCTGCTCCTCCTAAATATAAGACCCCTTTTAAATGGCCACAAAGCCGTGATTATGCCTGGTATGATAACATTCCCCATAATGAACTTAGCATTGAAAAGGCTGTGCAGAATTGGATTCAAGTTGAGGGTGACCGATTTAGATTCCCCGGTGGAGGCACCATGTTCCCCCGTGGAGCTGATGCTTATATTGATGACATTAGTGAGCTCATTCCTCTTACTGATGGAAGCATCAGAACTGCTATTGACACAGGCTGTGGT GTTGCGAGTTGGGGTGCATACCTGTTGAAGAGGGACATTATAGCAATGTCTTTTGCACCAAGGGATACGCATGAAGCACAGGTCTGGTTTGCATTGGAGAGGGGAGTTCCTGCTATGATTGGCATCATGGCTTCGCAAAGGCTTCCTTACCCAGCAAGGGCTTTTGACATGGCTCATTGTTCCCGTTGCTTGATACCATGGCATCAAAATG ATGGTTTGTATCTGATTGAAGTGGATAGAGTTTTAAGGCCTGGTGGTTATTGGATTCTATCTGGTCCTCCTATTCACTGGAAGAAATACTGGAGAGGTTGGGAAAGAACCGCGAAAGACTTGAAGCAAGAGCAGGATGCTATCGAGGATGTAGCCAAGCGCCTGTGCTGGAAGAAGGTGGTTGAAAAGGGTGATCTTTCAGTCTGGCAAAAGCCCCTTAACCACATCGAGTGCGTTGCAAGCAGGAAGATCTATAAAACACCACATATATGCAAGTCAGACAATCCAGATGCTGCCTG gtataaagaCATGGAAACTTGCATAACTCCATTGCCAGAGGTAAGCGGCTCGGATGAAGTTGCTGGTGGTGTAGTGGAGAAATGGCCAGCACGAGCATTCGCAGTCCCTCCAAGAATTCGCAGTGGTTCTATTCCAGGAATCAATGCTGAGAAATTCAAGGAGGATAATGATCTGTGGAAGGATAGAGTGGCGCATTATAAGAATATCATTAGTCCTCTCACCCAAGGCAGATTCCGGAACATAATGGACATGAATGCTCAACTTGGAGGATTAGCCGCGGCCTTGGTAAAATATCCGGTGTGGGTTATGAATGTGGTACCTGCCAATTCAAATCCAGACACACTTGGTGTGATCTATGAACGAGGGTTTATTGGCTCATATCAGGATTGGTGTGAGGCAGTCTCAACATATCCAAGAACATATGATCTCATCCATGCTGGTGGGGTGTTCAGTATATATCAGGACAG GTGTGACATAACCCACATTCTGCTGGAGATGGATAGAATTCTAAGGCCAGAAGGGACAGTGATATTCAGGGATACAGTAGAGGTTCTTGTGAAGATTCAGACTATAACAAATGGCATGAGATGGAAGAGCCAAATTATGGACCATGAAAGTGGACCCTTTAATCCAGAGAAAATTCTTGTTGCTGTCAAAACTTACTGGACTGGTGAAGCTAAGCAAAAACAACAGTAG
- the LOC7455012 gene encoding 60S ribosomal protein L9 produces MKTILSSETMDIPDGVKIKINARIIEVEGPRGKLTRNFKHLNLDFQLIKDEEGKRKLKIDAWFASRKTSAAIRTALSHVENLITGVTKGYRYKMRFVYAHFPINASITNSNAAIEIRNFLGEKKVRKVDMLEGVSIVRSEKVKDELVLDGNDIELVSRSAALINQKCHVKNKDIRKFLDGIYVSEKGTVVEEE; encoded by the exons ATGAAGACCATCCTCTCTTCTGAAACGATGGATATCCCAGATGGGGTTAAGATCAAGATCAATGCCAGAATCATCGAAGTCGAAGGCCCAAGAGGGAAGCTTACAAGGAACTTCAAGCACTTGAATCTTGATTTTCAGTTGATCAAAGACGAGGAAGGGAAGAGAAAGCTCAAGATCGATGCCTGGTTTGCGTCAAGAAAGACCAGTGCTGCTATCAGGACAGCCCTTAGCCATGTTGAGAACTTGATTACTGGGGTTACTAAGGGCTACAGATACAAGATGAGGTTTGTGTATGCTCACTTTCCCATCAATGCCTCCATCACCAACAGCAATGCTGCCATTGAGATCAGGAACTTTCTTGGCGAGAAGAAG GTGAGGAAGGTTGACATGTTGGAAGGCGTGTCTATTGTTCGGTCTGAAAAGGTTAAGGATGAACTCGTCCTAGATGGCAACGACATTGAACTTGTCTCCCGGTCTGCTGCTTTGATTAATCAG AAATGTCATGTGAAGAACAAGGATATCCGCAAATTTCTTGATGGGATCTATGTGAGTGAGAAGGGAACTGTAGTTGAGGAAGAGTGA
- the LOC7489062 gene encoding RING-H2 finger protein ATL79 translates to MPINSLQSELPRNLSLSHSVELINLSQDTSITGKNQESHITKNTRKFSSPKMRPAPLETTAAADISHLSPPPPLPSRPPSCDPQVHSCKWWPYSNSNDAGANTATILMILLCALICALAFNTAIRWFLRSDNDSSSDHLRELEEQRKPNKESDMALLVLATTQVYYAGMKLAGAEADCAICLSEFVEGEGIRVLGRCNHGFHVHCVEKWLASHSSCPTCRCSCLASSLSSPEPANCCARNGLDNNSSQSAEPQRAPANLSANENIPV, encoded by the coding sequence ATGCCTATAAATTCACTTCAGTCTGAACTTCCACGCAATCTTTCTCTTTCTCACTCTGTGGAGCTGATAAACCTATCGCAGGACACGAGCATAACCGGCAAGAACCAAGAATCGCACATtacaaaaaacacaagaaagttttcAAGTCCCAAAATGAGACCAGCACCATTAgaaacaacagcagcagcagacATCAGCCATCTatccccaccaccaccactcccTTCTAGACCTCCATCATGTGACCCTCAAGTTCACAGCTGCAAATGGTGGCCTTACTCAAACTCAAATGATGCTGGAGCCAACACAGCTACGATCCTCATGATTCTCCTCTGTGCACTCATTTGTGCACTGGCTTTTAATACAGCCATTCGTTGGTTCTTGCGAAGCGACAATGATAGCTCATCGGACCACCTTCGCGAACTCGAGGAGCAGAGGAAACCCAACAAGGAGTCAGACATGGCATTACTAGTACTGGCTACAACACAGGTGTATTATGCTGGAATGAAGCTTGCTGGGGCGGAGGCTGATTGCGCAATTTGCTTGTCAGAATTCGTGGAAGGCGAGGGGATTCGGGTGTTAGGGAGATGTAACCATGGATTCCATGTCCACTGTGTAGAAAAGTGGTTGGCTAGTCATTCTTCCTGTCCTACTTGCCGCTGTAGTTGTCTTGCTTCCTCCCTTTCCTCACCAGAACCTGCCAATTGCTGCGCAAGGAATGGCCTCGACAACAACTCTTCTCAATCAGCAGAACCTCAAAGAGCTCCAGCCAATCTCAGTGCTAATGAAAACATACCCGTGTAG